The following are from one region of the Harpia harpyja isolate bHarHar1 chromosome 4, bHarHar1 primary haplotype, whole genome shotgun sequence genome:
- the GPR18 gene encoding N-arachidonyl glycine receptor — translation MMPGSHHPEEYRIASLVFYSFVFTVGLLVNATALWVFSCTTKKRTTITVYMMNVALLDIIFIFSLPFRIIYHGKETWPFGDTFCRIISAFTIFYPAIALWLLSFISVDRFMAIVQPKHVKELKNTKKAVLACTGIWVMTLATTSPLLFLQSDPDKASNFTTCTKMLDIIHLKEVNTLNFSRLIFFFLIPLFIMIGCYLVIIYNFIRGKTSKLKPKAKERSIRIIVTLIAQVLVCFVPFHICFAFLMLQDEDTTYNPWAAFTTFLMNLSTCLDVILYYIVSKQFQARVISVILYRNYLRSVRRKSFRTGSVRSLSNMNSEMI, via the coding sequence ATGATGCCTGGAAGTCACCACCCTGAAGAATACAGGATTGCATCACTGGTCTTCTACAGTTTTGTGTTCACAGTGGGATTGTTAGTGAATGCCACTGCACTATGGGTTTTCAGCTGCACTACCAAGAAGAGAACAACTATAACTGTATATATGATGAATGTGGCATTACTTgacataatttttatattttccttgcCTTTTCGGATAATCTACCACGGGAAAGAAACATGGCCTTTTGGAGATACATTCTGTCGCATTATCAGTGCTTTCACTATATTTTACCCAGCCATTGCTCTTTGGTTGCTCAGTTTTATAAGTGTAGACAGATTTATGGCTATTGTCCAGCCCAAACACGTCAAAGaactaaaaaatacaaaaaaagctgTGCTGGCTTGCACTGGAATCTGGGTAATGACCCTCGCAACAacatccccattgctgtttttaCAATCTGATCCAGACAAAGCCTCGAATTTCACCACCTGCACGAAAATGCTTGATATCATCCATTTAAAGGAAGTAAATACACTGAACTTTTCTcgcttgatttttttctttttgattcctTTGTTTATCATGATAGGGTGTTACCTAGTCATTATTTACAACTTTATCCGCGGCAAGACTTCCAAACTGAAGCCTAAGGCCAAGGAGAGATCCATAAGAATTATAGTGACTCTGATTGCTCAAGTACTTGTCTGCTTTGTACCCTTCCACATTTGCTTCGCCTTCCTGATGCTGCAAGATGAAGATACAACTTACAATCCCTGGGCAGCCTTTACGACCTTTCTGATGAATCTCAGTACATGCTTGGATGTTATACTGTACTATATTGTTTCTAAACAATTTCAGGCGAGAGTCATCAGTGTAATCCTTTATCGCAATTACCTTCGAAGCGTGCGCAGGAAAAGTTTTCGAACTGGAAGTGTAAGATCACTCAGTAATATGAACAGTGAAAtgatataa